Below is a genomic region from Belonocnema kinseyi isolate 2016_QV_RU_SX_M_011 chromosome 4, B_treatae_v1, whole genome shotgun sequence.
acgcgaagggctcccgacaataggtcggccaacaatgccgaccaatctagagctggaggagccaatgaaaatggattcaatgcgatggatcggcgggatctcgcggcctttgggtggatggagcgactgaatcacaacttgctagagtgctatgcTGCGAGTGTAGacctaaacggggttacatggcacggctgcatgctctgtggtgagAGAAACACCCCGacctatcgcactttttgcagcaacgtctgcgaaccCATGCCGAACTACACCGAAAAACGGGCTATGtaaacggaacgcctactctaccacagctagaacaagccggcaacagagaaagagaggcgacactaaggccaaccgcgggcaggcatccaatagatgaagagcgatgctttacgacccgtagaaacatcaacaccaaggtttctctcaagcctaaagatctggctgaaatgaatgacgagcttcgtggacacttttccgaagaatccgacctctgggctatcaattattgtgtgtataatgcagcgagagctttggccgatgcgaaccgtaaaacaaaatcaacggttgatcataagaccaaaagacgaatgcatcaacttgccataaagataggctgggcaagacagtacgcgtcccgcattcagtgtgtgattgactacatcacatttggcaggaattttaccgccaaggttcgaaagttcgcgcgcaaaccccggacccgttatcacacacttaacaagtcaaagctgctgaccatcaggctgcatattattgagagaatacggatactatctgacgctaagagaagtccagagcggagggagaggtgggtcagggtAAATCAACAGTTtccctctgacccatctcgactcttccaagacccttcagtttctgtcgaacacccacccaaaccagaggaggccgaagtattttggagagaagtctacgaagttcagcatagactggacgaagactcagaaaatataaatagcttcaaggagttatgtgttgccctcataacacctgataaagaatgcccacccataactactgaggaggtaaaaaaagtattaagagggatgaagaactattccgcaccgggaccagattgtatcaaaaccttctggtggaagaagttttattcaatccatcagcatttggcccgtattttcacctcatatttgaagtcggaagtgccgattccagagtggttggtggaagggcgcacaatactcctgccgaaaataggcaacttagctgaaccgaagaattgcaggccaataacttgtctgaacacactttataagatattcacagctatcctaaatgataggattgttcgggtaattgaacctgtgtggcaagaaatgtatgaacaacgagtctcaaagaaagacgtagccggatgtcgggagaacgtgctcatcgatagatatgtctgcaaagatgcagcattctaccagcgtgacctatcgatgacctggattgattatcggaaagccttcgattcgaccttccatagacttatcatctgtcttttggaaatcataaaggttcatccgcaaatagttgggtgcataaagaggttgatgccgctttggaaaaccagatttactatctcatctggaaaaaatcgtgtgacaactaacaaggttacctttcagagaggtgtctttcagggcgacgccatgagcccactcctcttttgccttacattattgccactatctctagcacttcgccattccgacgggtacttgtgcggcaaacctgcagatcgaaagtacaaggtcactcatgtattttacatggacgatcttaagatctatgctaaaaacagagagcagctgcatctagctctggggattgtcgaacgatatactaaggaaattggaatggaatttgggttagacaaatgggccaaggtttatttgaagcgaggaaaacgtaacggcatccctgaagatcctgagcttgttgatagaagcgccatacgacacttttgcgctggagagacttatacatacctgggcgtgccacagagccgcattcaggatgtgatatctataaaggatactcttcgaagcagatacaaacgtctcatccgacagattttgtcttccgaactgtcggcgaggaacaaagtatctccaacgaacatgcttgccgtcccggtactactctattcatttggagtagttccatggacgaagaacgagctcagatcccttgatttcgggacaagaaaggttatgcacatgaacaaaagcatgcatcttaagtcttccgttccgcgactgtacatctcacgccgtcaagggggtcgcggaatattgagtcttgaatgtcttcacaacaggattattctgggtacaacacatagagttgcaaatggaagagaccctcttcttaaaatggtcaggaatcacgaagaagtgagcaaaggagcgtttctgtacaaagccatgcacaccccgagcatttagctcacatactatctagttgcccaactcacgcgtgaacgacctacattcaaaggcacaatgcggcactacgagtgctttattaccatctctgttactcttacgacattaaccttaatatcgctcctctaaatgctcctagggaaattgagtcaattgtcgagaatgggaagtgccgcatatactggaactttatatcctcgacaattgtttctgttgctcactcgaggcctgacatggttcttcttgacttcgagaagcgaaccatgttcgttatcgaattttcggcaccagctgacaaaaacatcataaccaatgagaatgaaaagaaagagaggttataagggagttgcaacgattgtacccggaatattctgttaaactaatcgtccttatcatcggcgcttttggaggtgccaagctttcacttgctaatggcctgaaaatcatccctgcgtgtcaacaatatgctaaaacacttgcaggaaaaacgcagaaggcggttgtccttgggttgctccatgttcttagggtgcacgaggcttttgctggatcgtcgtattgattcctttacagactgtaacgacctatctcacggtcgtgagacgtggttttggctgaaatcctgcggttgtccttatgacaaatttNNNNNNNNNNNNNNNNNNNNNNNNNNNNNNNNNNNNNNNNNNNNNNNNNNNNNNNNNNNNNNNNNNNNNNNNNNNNNNNNNNNNNNNNNNNNNNNNNNNNCTcaagtatttaataaaatacagcaGTAGAGAAATTCATGTTTGAATACTCatcaataaaaatgtactttataaatatttttatttaaaatttaaatggatgTGGCATATTCTAAAacaagaaaattccattttattaaGTACGTATTTTGCCATtaaatttaatctaattaaaatcTAAACCAAATTAAAtcattacaccaaactctcgcattcagtcaccccgttctcaggcttcctagaactgctggctccttTAGTTTCTCAGAGGAGCAGAGCGAGAACGGTTGCGACattgtgcgtgtgtgtgtgtgttccaATTAGAAGCGAGTTAGGCGACCCTCAATGCTTATGTTTCAATCCccccgaaaccagtccaaggctatttgaaggcaacccccgatacTTGACTGACAACGAGAGTTAGGTGTAATTGCATCAAAATGTATTTCAGTGTGTTCTCTATTGttacatataaaaatataattcctaGTAAGTGTGCATGGCGTATTCTGACTCTCTTATGCGATTAAAGAGCGTCAAATATTGAGTTGTATTTGATTCCGCCCGTCACTTTTAAAGTGTTCAGACTTTAGATAGTTCCCGTTTTCGCTTACAGATACTGAAAAATTAGAAGACTTCATTGAATCAAGGCTTGAAAATGTCGGTGTGCAGTGAATATGATGACTACCAATACGTTGATTATGATGACATATTCAGGGATTTCAACAGTTACGTCAAGAATGACAAAAGCACTCGAATTATGGATCTGCTAAGTCGGAATAGTAACGTGTCTTCTAGAAACACTAGTAACGGAGAAACATTTCTTCACATCGTCGCCAGGTTTGGATCTACGCATGTAGCTAGTTACTTAATTCAACTTGGAGCTAATGTAAATGCTCAAGACGATAAAGGTCAAACTCCACTTTACCTGGCCATAGAGAAGTCTGAAGAAATGGTCAAACTTCTCCTGGACAATGGAGCAGATGTCAGCATCCCTAACAAAGAAGGTGCAACTNNNNNNNNNNNNNNNNNNNNNNNNNNNNNNNNNNNNNNNNNNNNNNNNNNNNNNNNNNNNNNNNNNNNNNNNNNNNNNNNNNNNNNNNNNNNNNNNNNNNagcgagggcgcatactttgaataaaatatttgttatcattctcttgaaataaatgtgtttttttcttgaaaaattaccggtttcatatgtatacacctggtagatcgtgttattattagaatttgtagaaaaatcggaAACAAcaatattcaatacaaaaaattaatcttattacattttcatccgaatgagaaggtattagtttcatgtgaaaaattattttcgcggATTCCATCCAATGTCCAGGTTTTGGGACCCCctgggtcagaaaaaatagtttttcggtTGATGTTTGTCGTCGTTTTTGTCGTTACCTTTGTAGTAGTCAgcctttggcacactttataaggatgtGAAAAGAAAGGAAGATTTTGCACATTTTTGACACcagtttttatatcattttaaatttgattcgaCAGCTATTTGTATTAgattaaaatacgaaaatttatcccaattaattttttcaataaaataaaaatgattagtcatagcatttttaaaatccaaaaaatctaacgaaaattaacattagaagctaaacaaagcgtgatataggaaaaagtcatgagaagaaaaaatttactttttcaaggctCTATAAGATTGTCtaaagatctttttaaatttttctaagaaaaaatcaaaaattcatatttttacagcaaaaaaaatgaatgaaaaaaaggttgaaaaattattataaatatgcccgctgcgcgcGCATATTCTCATTGCGCACCGTGCGCGCAgcgcttcgcgccaagtttgagcgggcctagggcgcgcgggtacgttctcgctcttcgcgctcgttttcgtccGTTTAATGCATACACTTTAACTACAATTTTTCAAGTATCGGCTTTTTTCAAGCCATGAACTGTAACtgcattttttcgatttgtttttaaagaaggttctcaaagcacctacggctttgacgttgacattctcattacgaaactcgcgcttgatagcttgtgtccaattgaaaagcttcatcaatataattggtaaattttcttaaaatctactGAAAACAACGTTTTAACTTATGGAtgtcttaaaaaaattgcatatttttgaaaatgatccaacttttgtaACTTTTGTCTGATTAaggaatttcatgataatagtttcgataaacataaattttatatctagtagaaatttgcattgatatttcttaacccattcaaaaaattcttttcctttttttgaaaatttacaaaatgttgaaaaacatatAACTTCTTGAAGtttaatcgaattaaaaaatttcattaggataatttgcaagtcttttggacgcgtaccagaaaatttggcaaCAATTtcgaaaactcataaaaaaaatttattttaattttgaaagagctcaaactttttgaatttttttataattaaaaaatttaactgacatagtttctaaatatatttgatatttaatgaaTGCAAAAAAATGCAAAGACTGAGTGCGAatatttgcgaaaaataaaaaagcccgagcgcgcagcgcgaggtaaatacatcatCGAAGCGCATgaaccaacaatcgcgcgccGTACGCGAGTTCAAActggcgagcgaagcgagccgcgcgcgatgagaatgtgctcgcgcatcgggctgatttttttttatttagtacgGTACAGGTTTTACAGAAGTTTCATTAActtcaaatcaaataaatagtgAACAAAATTACATACAAAACAGTTGTCCTAAACCACTTTGGTGTGCATAACACaacttctttgaaagttaattatatatttttcgatttaatgtaaataatttcacCTGAATATACcctttattttcatataatttttctaaagattcttctagaaatatttatctttaaaaaaagtatacaatTTAAGGGATTCTAAGGGGTGCATAGCGAAAGGAGCTCGTTTGGCGTATATGTACCATCGGCAGTTCGCCACTACttataaaaagtataataaaataaaaagaattttataacatttgaagAACCTTTTCATACGTGATGTACAATTCAAGTCAATAGGAAGGAAACCTAGTACGGGGTTGTTTTTTACCCATAAGTGTGGGAtagttaatatttattaataattactaatatttgatcttaaaatagttcattattaatttctataatttaaaaataataaataatgcttCGGATAATGTTTAGGAGCTGGCGGTGGTGGGGAAATACCCTGATAGACTACCGCTTTGGCTGAAAACAGTTTTGTTTGTTCTCGTCTATATGACCACCGCCCACTCCCCGCAGAAATTTTTACTCCTATCCGCACCCAGGCGTTAATTTTCGGAAAAGCTATAGAAGGGAGCGCTATTGAAGGGTCTCACTCTATATTTGCTAATTAATCATAACTAAGACTGATGAGAAAGCAAAATGCTAATCAAATGTACACCacacaattataaataaaaacaaagtaaaaatacCCGAGAGGGGTTGTTTTTTACCCATGCGAAGAAAACGACAACTGTTTTGACTTTTCAAAGTTCTTCATATTATAACCTTTTTAGGGGCTGTTTAtggtttttaaggaatttttttttatgtcactTGAGGAAATACGGTTTTTTGGAGGTTGTTTACCCCTCGTGCGTATTTTTAATTAtccaaaaaattgaagagaaatgTACAGTCACCTTTGCACTAAATGGAAACTCTTTAGGGACTGCCACCACAAATCAAAGAAGCTTTTTTCATTTAGGTTAACTTCTGTTCATGGACATCGACTTATACGCAATTTCTTCGGTTCCTCCTTAtctatttgtgaaatcttcgccAATATACAAAAGGTAGAGgaatttttgattcaatttttggtgACTGATTTGATACTAACTTTTAAATGCACAAACTCTCATTaatctgaaagaaaaataaactttacgtTGTTGTGTCAGACTaacaaataattttcgattttttgtactGATCTAAATGTTTTTAAGCTAACTACGCTTTGTTTTAAAACAATGGGGAAAGAAAAATATCCATCTAAGCCAAGTAAAGAAAGCAGTTATGATTTGTTTTATTCATTGTATcggttagatttattttaaaattttaatctggtgATGCGGAAGGAGTTTTTCAGATCTTTAGACACAGGATGAATGTCATAACTGAACAAGGTCGATAGGAAGTGACAAAGTGGTTTTAGCGAATTCGACTATTAGATTTCACAATTCTGCGAAAGCATGTATACAAATTACGGCAAGCCAGAAGCCCCTTCTAATCCTAATCTGCTTAAAAATCGATGCCAAGGGCTTTGTTTGGCTACATATGAGTTAACTGGGAATCACTGTCATGCTCAGACCAAAGATATCTGCTAAGTTTGAAGGTAAAACTCAATCATGTGTATTGTAAGCTACCTTGAGCTTCACATTCAGAATATCAAGGATACAGTAAAAAGATTTACTGAAATGTCTAACTGCAAGCTTTCTGGCAAGTAACTTGTTTgcttttctcaattgaaaaaaattctattattaatttttctgtaaaaaaatttttttatgtacttcttttcatacattttctattttctgattaacttttaaatacaatgaattgctcaaaaagttcaaatatttcgaaaaattcatttattttcttcatcCTGATAAATCGGTAAAACTTAAGTCCGTTTTCAATACGCTTCTCGAATATGAAAGTatacaatgaaaatttatgtactgtATTTTTTCGGGATAGAAACtgtatttcacaataaaaaatttactacttaaattggcaaaaattcatcaattttttaatgaatttcaaaaaatgttcagatcaaaactcttcaaaataatttcaaactgaaagaaTTGTATATCGAGGATAAAAGAATAAACACATtcagaaaacaaaatattaagtttatttgTATAGGTAAATTAtcaatttataagatttctgaaaCCTTATTTCAATGTTACAAAGTAGCCTCTCATCTTAAATAACTATACAGTTCGCAAAAATAATTTAGGTCTTATGTTTTCAGGAGAAACTTTCATATAAATAGAAATTACAGTttaattaccaaaaatattaaatgcaatacctataaaattagaattgttcTTATACAGACATTTTTAtaatagacaaaataaaaaagtatttattgtacatattttta
It encodes:
- the LOC117171027 gene encoding fibronectin type 3 and ankyrin repeat domains protein 1-like, which translates into the protein MSVCSEYDDYQYVDYDDIFRDFNSYVKNDKSTRIMDLLSRNSNVSSRNTSNGETFLHIVARFGSTHVASYLIQLGANVNAQDDKGQTPLYLAIEKSEEMVKLLLDNGADVSIPNKEGGAL